The DNA region CCGGCGAGCTGTCGGTAGAGCCGCCAGCGTTGATCGATGTCCTGTTGCGCCAGGTCCATGAGCCGCCGGGCGTGCCCGGGGCGCGACCGTTCCAGCATCGCGAAGCGCGCCTCCTCGCGGGCGAACTCGCTGAACGAGAGGTCCGGGTCCCGGCTGTCGAGCTGGAACGGCGCCCCCTCGCCCTCGAAGCGCGGCACGAAGCGGTAGAGCGGCCAGTAGCCGCTCTTCACGGCGGACTGCATGTGCGCCATCGACTTGGACATGTCGATGCCGTGCGCGATGCAGGTGCTGTAGGCGATGAGCAGCGAGGTGCCCGGGTACGCCTCCGCCTCGAGCATCGCGCGAATCGTCTGCCGCGGGTTGGCCCCGATCGCGATCTGCCCCACGTAGACGTCGCCGTAGGCCATGGCGATCATCCCGAGGTCCTTCTTGCCGCTCGTCTTGCCGCTCGCGGCGAACTTGGCGATCGCCCCGCGGGGGGTGGCCTTCGAGGCCTGGCCCCCGGTGTTCGAGTAGACCTCCGTGTCCAGCACCAGGATGTTCACGTTGCGCCCCGAGGCGAGCACGTGGTCGAGGCCGCCGAAGCCGATGTCGTAGGCCCAGCCGTCGCCGCCGATGATCCAGACGCTGCGCTCGACGAGCGCGTCGGCCACGGCCAGCAGTCGGCGCGCCGCCGGGTGGCTGATGGTGCGCAGGCGCTCCTTGAGCTGCTGCACCCGCTCGTGCTGGCGAGCGAGCTGCTCCTCGGTGCGCTGCTCGGCGAGGAGCAGCTCCGCCGCGACGTGCTCGCCGAGCTGGCCCTTGAGGTCACCGACCAGCTTCTGGGCCAGCTCCTTCTGGTGGTCTACGCCGAGGCGCATCCCCAGGCCGAACTCGGCGTTGTCCTCGAAGAGCGAGTTGGCCCAGGCGGGACCGCGGCCGTCGCGCCCCGCGGACCAGGGGGTGGTGGGCAGATTCCCGCCGTAGATCGACGAGCAGCCGGTCGCGTTGGCCACGAGCAGCCGCTGGCCGAAGAGCTGCGTGAGGAGCTTCAGGTAGGGGGTCTCGCCGCAGCCGGCGCAGGCCCCCGAATATTCGAACAACGGTTCTAGAACCTGCGATCCTTTTACCGTGTCGAGCGCCGGGACGGTGCGGTCCATCTCGGGGAGCTGCATGAAGAAGGCGAAGTTCCGTCGCTCGGTCTCGAGGTGCTCGGGCTTCGGCGCCATGTTGATCGCCTTGTGCCGCGCCACCTCCTTGCTCCGCGAGGGGCAGACGTCCACGCAGACCCCGCAGCCCGTACAGTCGTCGGGGGCGACCTGCACCGTGAGCTGCGTCCCCGCCGGGAACTCCTTGCCGCGCCAGGCCTTGGTGGGGAAGGTCTTCGGCGCTCCCTCGAGCGCGGGGGGCGTGTAGGCCTTCATGCGGATCGCAGCGTGCGGACAGACGAGCGCACAGAGGCCGCAGTCGGTGCAGATCTGCGCGTCCCAGATCGGGATCTCGGCCGCGATGCTGCGCTTCTCCCAGCGCGCGGTGCCGACGGGGAAGGTCCCGTCGGGAGGCATCGCGCTGACCGGCAGGAGGTCTCCCTTGCCCGCGAGAATGATTCCCGTCACGCGCTGCACGAACTCGGGGGCCTGAGAAGGCACGGGGGGATGCCGGCGCAGGGTGCCCCGCACCTGGGAGGGCAGCGGCACCTCGGCGAGCCCCGCCAGCGCGCCGTCGATGGCGGCGTCGTTGCGGCGGATCATCGCCTCGCCCAGCTTCTGGTAGCTCTTGCGCACGGCCTCCTTGATGTGGCCGATCGCCTCGTCCACGGGGAGCACCTTGGAGAGCGCGAAGAAGCAGGCCTGCATGACGGTGTTGATGCGCCCGCCGAGCCCGGCCTCGGTGGCGACCTTCACCGCGTCGATGACGTAGAACTTGAGGCGTCGCTCGAGGAGCTGCTCCTGGACCTCGAGGGGGAGCTGCTCCCAGACCTCGCTCGCGGGGTAGGGGCTGTTGAGCAGGAAGGTGGCCCCCGGCTCGGCCAGCTCCAGCACGTCCAGCTTCTCGAGGAAGTTGAACTGGTGGCAGGCCACGAAGCTGGCCTGGCGGATGAGGTAGCTCGAGTGGATCGGCTTGGCGCCGATGCGCAGGTGCGAGACGGTGATCGACCCGGACTTCTTCGAGTCGTAGACGAAGTAGCCCTGCGCGTGGAGCGGCGTGTAGTCGCCGATGATCTTGACCGAGTTCTTCGTGGCGCTCACCGTGCCGTCGGCGCCGAGGCCGTAGAAGACGGCGCGCGTGACGGCCGGGGACTCGGGGAGCCAGCTCGCGTCGTAGCGCAGGCTGGTGTGCGTCACGTCGTCGACGATGCCGACGGTGAAGTGACGCTTCGGTGACGTGCCCTTCAGCTCGGCGAGGACCGCGGCCACCATGGGCGGCGTGAACTCCTTCGACGAGAGCCCGTAGCGGCCGCCGATGACGTGGGGGAGCGGCGCGCCGGGGCGTTGCCCGGGCCACTCCTCGACGAGCGCGGCGAGGGTGTCGAGGTAGAGCGGCTCGCCCGTGGCCCCCGGCTCCTTCGTGCGGTCGAGGACGGCGAGGCTGCGCGTGCTGGAGGGGAGCGCGGCCACGAAGGCCGCGGCGTCGAAGGGGCGGTAGAGGCGGACCTGCAGGAGCCCGACGCGCTCCCCCTTTTGCACCAGCGCCTCGACGGCCTCGCGCGCGGCCCCGACGCCCGAGCCCATCAGCACCACCACGCGGTCGGCGTCCGGCGCTCCGTGGTACTCGAAGATCCGGTAGCGTCGGCCGGTGCGGTCGGCGAAGCGGCCCATGGCCTGCTCCACCAGCGACGGGACCGCCTGGTAGAACGGATTGCAGGCCTCACGCGCCTGGAAGAAGACGTCGGGGTTCTGCGCCGACCCGCGGAGGACCGGGCGGTCCGGGTTCAGCGCCCGCTGCCGGTGCGCCTCGATGAGCGACTCGTCGAGGAGCGCGCGCAGGTCCTCGGCCTCGAGGAGCTCGATGCGGTTCAGCTCGTGCGAGGTGCGAAACCCGTCGAAGAAGTGCAGGAAGGGGACGCGCGAGGCGAGCGTCGCCATCTGCGCCACCATGGCCAGGTCCTGCGCCTCCTGTACCGAGGCCGAAGCGAGCATGGCCCACCCCGTGCTGCGCGCCGCCATCACGTCGCTGTGGTCCCCGAAGATCGAGAGCGCGTGCGTGGCCACGGTGCGCGCGGCGATGTGGAAGACCGTCGAGGTCAGCTCCCCCGCGATCTTGAACATGTTGGGGAGCATGAGGAGCAGCCCCTGCGACGCGGTGAAGGTCGTGGCGAGCGCGCCGGCCTGCAGCGCCCCGTGGATGGCCCCGGCGGCGCCGGCCTCGCTCTGCATCTCGACGACCTGCGGGATCGCGCCCCAGAGGTTCGCCTGGCCGGCCGCGGCCCAGGCGTCCGCCAGCTCGCCCATGGGCGAGGCGGGGGTGATGGGGTAGATCGCCACCACCTCGCTCGCGAGGTAGGCGACGTTCGCGGCGGCTTCGTTGCCGTCGATTGTTGCGTTCGGACGGGTCATCGGTCTCCTCCTCGGGCGCTAGCCCGTAGGGCTCGGCGGGAAGGTATCACACGGTGGCACCGTGCACGGCGTCGCCGTGGGCCTGGTTCCGGCCGCCGCCCGGGGGGACGAGCGCGCGACCGGCAACCCGGCCCCGGCAACCCGATCCCGAGTGACCCTTTCGGCCGCCGAGGTGGCTAGCGCGGCCGCCGCCCGCAGGGGGTCGGGAGTCGCCAGCGAACCCGCATCGTGAAGCCATCCTCGCGGGAAACGTAATGATGCCGGGCTGTCGAGGTCGGCACGAGCCCTGCAAACTGCGCTGTGCAACCATGTTGTTCGCCGCCTCGATCCGCCGCGCATCTCTAGCCCTTCTGGCTCCGCTCGCCCTGGCCTGCGGTCTCGAGCCCGAGCCCGAAAGCACGAATCCCCCCGCCGAATCCCCCGGCCTCTATCGCACGGCTCCCGTCGCGGGCGCTGGCGGGAGCGCCCCGGCCGAGGCGGACCTGACGCTTCGCAGCCGCGGACTTCAGGCGGTCGGCGAGCCGCTGCGCCTCTTGCGCGTGGAGCCCTTCACCGACGGTCGCGCGCCTCAGATCCACACCGCCTTCGGGGATCGTCGCGTCCCGCAGATGCTCAAGGTCTTCAAGGTCTCGCGGCCGGGCGGACTCGCCGCCGGCGTCGAGGACGGCGCCCCCGTCCAGGCGCTGCAGTTCTCGACCCGCTCCGGCGAGGGGCTGCGCCTGCCCTGGGGCGGACCCGGGATGGGGGGCGGCCTGGCCGGTCTCGTGCTTTACGCCGACGCCGATAGTCTGACGATCCACTACGGCGGAGAGGACGACCCGAAGCGTGGGTACACCCTCTATCTCCTCGGCCTCAAGGTGGACCCGGAGCTGGTCGCGCTCTACGAACGCTGCGTGCAGGACGGGCGGGCCAGGCTCCCCGTCCTCGCCGCGGGCGAGCAGGTGGGCTGGGCGGTGCGTGAGCTCCTCGTGGCCGTGCGTCGGTACGGCACGTTTCTCGACCCGCGCCTCGAGAGGGATTTCTACGTCGGAGCGAGCCTCGTGGAGCCGTCGGCCGACGACCGCATGTCCCGGGGCCCCGCTCCGAGTCCGTCGCCGTCGCCCTCGCCGGGCACCGGGGCGGGTTCGGGTTCGGGCGCGTCGTCCTCGTCCACGCCGGTCGCGGCGCGCGTCCAGGGACGGTTTTGCACCTCGGCCACCGTCTCCTTCGAGCTCTCGAAGCCCCCCGCGGCCTGCGAGACGCTGGACGTGACCGTGCGCTCCCTCAAGAGCCACAGCTGGGTCCTCCTCGGCATCAAGCCCTCGGCCGGTGAGGTCGTCTGGCTGACCAAGCCGGCCGACGCGAGCTGTACCGGCGGCTGTCACTGGACCTTCCCCGCCGTGAAGCTGCCGTGCGTCGCGGGCCCCTACTCGCTGATCTTTCTGAAGGACGCCACGGACAACGTGCCCGCGAAGGGGACGCTCATCGGAGCCTGCGAGCCGTAGCCTGGGAGCCTGCGCGGCTCGTGCGGGGTGCGGCTACTTCGGCGTCCGGGTGACGAAGCAGACCGCCTGGAACAGGTCGACCGGGAAGTCGCCCTCTACGAGCTTGCCGTCGACATACGCCTTGCCGTGAACGGTGGTCTTCGGAATCGTCGTCACGAGCGTGACGTCGCCGTCGTCGGCGGGCAGCGCCTGGCTGCGGTAGCGCCCCGTCGCCTCGGCGCGGAACTTCAACACGGGAGTGGACCGCCCGGGGACCCGTTCCTTGGCGTAGGCCCGCAGCGCGATCGTCCGCCCCGTGACGTTGCCGTTGTCGCCCACGGTCTCCATGGGAACGATCGTCATGCGGTAGTACGCGTCCGAGGTGGAGAAGGGAGCGGGCCAGCTCGAGAAGGCGCGGCTGAGCTGCGGGCCCCGGACCCAGACGGTATCCTCGTTGCCGTACGGCTGGCCGTTGGTCAACGCGTAGTTGCTGAAACAGGCGAACCCGAAGGTGTAGGAAGCGGTGGCGGCCTGCCGTTCGCTCGAGACGGCCTCCCCCCCCTCGTCGGCCGAGGTGGCCTCGCAGCCGCCGAAGACCCCGATGGCTCCGGCCAAGATGGCACCCGTGACGCAGCGGGAGATGACGCACCGAACTTCGCTCTTCTGGGTCCTCATGGGCTACTCCTGGTACGAGGTGGGCGGACGTGTACCAGCGCGCCTCCGGACGGTCAGTGACTCGAGTCAGTGACCCGCGAGGCCGCCCGGGACCGGGACCCGCTCCGGGCCGCCTTGTGACCTGGCCCCCCCCTCCGTATACTGCGCCTCCTTCTAGCAATCGAGGCATGCCCATGGAAACGAAGGTGCTGGCTCACATCAACGGGAAGTGGGTCGAGGCGCAGGCGTGGCGGGACAACGTGAACCCGGCCGACCGGCGCGAGGTGATCGGCAAGGCCGTGGACTGCGGCGTCGAGGAGGCGCGGGCCGCGATCGCCGCGGCGAAGGCGGCGCTCCCCGGCTGGCGGGCCACGCCCGTTCCCGTGCGCGCCGACGTGATCTTTCGCGCGCAGCGCCTGATGGAGCAGCGCCTCGAGGAGCTCGCGCGGGCGCTGTCGTGGGAGGAGGGGAAGATCCTCGCCGAGTCGCGCGGCGAGGTGAAGAAGGCGATCCGCATCCTGGAGTTCATCGCGGGCGAGGGGCGGCGGGCGGCCGGGCTCGTGGTGCCGTCGGAGCTGCCGAACACGCTCTGTTACACGCAAAGGCAGCCTCTCGGGGTGGTGGGGCTCATCACGCCCTGGAACTTCCCGGTGGCGATTCCGGCCTGGAAGATCGCCCCGGCGCTGGTGGCGGGCAACACCGTGGTGCTCAAGCCGGCCGAGCAGACGCCGCTCACGGGTCGCCTGGTGGTAGAGCTCTTCCTCGACGCGGGGCTCCCCCCCGGCGTGCTCAACTTCGTGCCCGGCCCCGGCGAGACCGTGGGGCAGACCCTGGTCACGCACCCCGACGTGGCGGCGGTGAGCTTCACCGGTTCGAACGAGATCGGGATGCTCATCTACCGGCAGACGGCCGAGCTCAACAAGAAGTGCCAGTGCGAGATGGGCGGCAAGAACCCGCTCGTGGTGCTCGCCGACGCCGACGTGGCGCTGGCTGCCGCGGCGACGGTGGACGGGGCCTTCGGCAGCACCGGGCAGCGCTGCACGGCCACGAGCCGCGCCATCGTGGACGCGGCCGTGCACGACCGCTTCGTCGAGCTCGTGGTGAACGCCGCCAAGGGCTACCGCATGGGCAACCCGCTGGCCGAGGGGATCCACATGGGCCCGTCGGTGGACGCCGAGCAGTACGAGCAGGTGCACCGCTACATCGCGCTCGGCAAGCAGGAGGGGGCTCGCCTCGTCTGCGGCGGCGAGAAGCTCGCGAGCGGCGAGCTGGCGCACGGGCTTTTCACCTCGCCCACGGTCTTCGTGGACGTGAAACCCGAGATGCGCATCGCCCAGGAGGAGATCTTCGGACCGGTGCTCTCGGTGATCAAGGTGCAGGGCTACGACGAGGCGATCCGTGCGGCGAACGGCGTGAAGTACGGCCTCTCGTCCAGCGTCTACACGCAGGACCTCCGGCTCGCGCAGCGCTTCATCGACGAGATCGAGACCGGGATCACCCACGTGAACAGCCCGACGCTCGGCGGCGAGGCGCAGCTTCCCTTCGGCGGCGTGAAGGCCACGGGGGTCGGGCAGCGCGAGATGGGCTGGACCGCGGTCGAGTTCTACAGCGAGCTGAAGACCGTGTACGTGGACTACACCGGGCAGAAGCGCTCCACGAACATCTACTAGGAAGCCCCCCTAGGCGTCGCCGCCGCGCGCCTGGTTGTAGGCCACGAGCAGGGCTTTGCCGGCCTCGAGGCCGAGGGCCCCGCCGGCCGGAATCAGGTGGCGCGGCACGACCAGCCTTCCGGGCTGGACCTCGATGCGACCCCCCGTCTTGAAGCTGACGCTGCACTGCGGGTCGGCGAGCTGACGCAGGAGCTGGCGCGCTCCGTCGAGCCGCGGCTCGTGGGTCTCGGCGAAGGCCATGAGCCTGACCACGCGCTGCTTGTCCGCCTGGCCGAGCCCCGAGAAGCTCGGGCTCCGCTGGAGGTCGGCCAGCATGGTGCTGAGCGGGTGCTCGAGAGCGTGCCGGAGCACGAGGTGACGGAGCCCCTCGTCCCGCGCGTCCGGCTTGCGGGGAGCGCGCGGATCGAGGACGCGGGTTTCCGGCCGGTAGTAGCGATTGATGGCGCTCGTGAACGAGGTGCCCGGGCGGGTGCTCGCCGCGTCGAGGATGACCCCGACCTCGGGGACCGTCGCGCCGAGGCGCAGAGCGAGCGGAACGCTCTGCGCGACCTCCCAGAGCAGGTGCTGCTCGCCGCGCTGCTGTTCCGCGCGCTCGAGCAAGGCGATGAGCTCGCGCTTCTGTTCCTTCGGCAGGCGCACGAAGGCGTCGGTGGCGTCCTTCACCACGGCGAGCAGGTAGTCGCTCGGGCGGTTGCGCGTGGCGCGCTCGAGGACCTTCATCCGCAGGGCCGCGTCGGGCACCGGGCGAACGCTCGCGTCGGCCATCGGCAGACGGGTCGAGTAGAGAGACTCCTGCCCCGGGGGCAGGTTGCCGAGCGCGCGAAGCCGCGGGTGCGTGCCCCAGAGCAGGTCCAAGAGCGGGTCGGCGCGCGTCGCATCGAAGGCGTGCTTGGCGGATAGAATC from Deltaproteobacteria bacterium includes:
- a CDS encoding aldehyde dehydrogenase family protein; this translates as METKVLAHINGKWVEAQAWRDNVNPADRREVIGKAVDCGVEEARAAIAAAKAALPGWRATPVPVRADVIFRAQRLMEQRLEELARALSWEEGKILAESRGEVKKAIRILEFIAGEGRRAAGLVVPSELPNTLCYTQRQPLGVVGLITPWNFPVAIPAWKIAPALVAGNTVVLKPAEQTPLTGRLVVELFLDAGLPPGVLNFVPGPGETVGQTLVTHPDVAAVSFTGSNEIGMLIYRQTAELNKKCQCEMGGKNPLVVLADADVALAAAATVDGAFGSTGQRCTATSRAIVDAAVHDRFVELVVNAAKGYRMGNPLAEGIHMGPSVDAEQYEQVHRYIALGKQEGARLVCGGEKLASGELAHGLFTSPTVFVDVKPEMRIAQEEIFGPVLSVIKVQGYDEAIRAANGVKYGLSSSVYTQDLRLAQRFIDEIETGITHVNSPTLGGEAQLPFGGVKATGVGQREMGWTAVEFYSELKTVYVDYTGQKRSTNIY
- the nifJ gene encoding pyruvate:ferredoxin (flavodoxin) oxidoreductase; its protein translation is MTRPNATIDGNEAAANVAYLASEVVAIYPITPASPMGELADAWAAAGQANLWGAIPQVVEMQSEAGAAGAIHGALQAGALATTFTASQGLLLMLPNMFKIAGELTSTVFHIAARTVATHALSIFGDHSDVMAARSTGWAMLASASVQEAQDLAMVAQMATLASRVPFLHFFDGFRTSHELNRIELLEAEDLRALLDESLIEAHRQRALNPDRPVLRGSAQNPDVFFQAREACNPFYQAVPSLVEQAMGRFADRTGRRYRIFEYHGAPDADRVVVLMGSGVGAAREAVEALVQKGERVGLLQVRLYRPFDAAAFVAALPSSTRSLAVLDRTKEPGATGEPLYLDTLAALVEEWPGQRPGAPLPHVIGGRYGLSSKEFTPPMVAAVLAELKGTSPKRHFTVGIVDDVTHTSLRYDASWLPESPAVTRAVFYGLGADGTVSATKNSVKIIGDYTPLHAQGYFVYDSKKSGSITVSHLRIGAKPIHSSYLIRQASFVACHQFNFLEKLDVLELAEPGATFLLNSPYPASEVWEQLPLEVQEQLLERRLKFYVIDAVKVATEAGLGGRINTVMQACFFALSKVLPVDEAIGHIKEAVRKSYQKLGEAMIRRNDAAIDGALAGLAEVPLPSQVRGTLRRHPPVPSQAPEFVQRVTGIILAGKGDLLPVSAMPPDGTFPVGTARWEKRSIAAEIPIWDAQICTDCGLCALVCPHAAIRMKAYTPPALEGAPKTFPTKAWRGKEFPAGTQLTVQVAPDDCTGCGVCVDVCPSRSKEVARHKAINMAPKPEHLETERRNFAFFMQLPEMDRTVPALDTVKGSQVLEPLFEYSGACAGCGETPYLKLLTQLFGQRLLVANATGCSSIYGGNLPTTPWSAGRDGRGPAWANSLFEDNAEFGLGMRLGVDHQKELAQKLVGDLKGQLGEHVAAELLLAEQRTEEQLARQHERVQQLKERLRTISHPAARRLLAVADALVERSVWIIGGDGWAYDIGFGGLDHVLASGRNVNILVLDTEVYSNTGGQASKATPRGAIAKFAASGKTSGKKDLGMIAMAYGDVYVGQIAIGANPRQTIRAMLEAEAYPGTSLLIAYSTCIAHGIDMSKSMAHMQSAVKSGYWPLYRFVPRFEGEGAPFQLDSRDPDLSFSEFAREEARFAMLERSRPGHARRLMDLAQQDIDQRWRLYRQLAGVERTVPRAEEEEVRE